In Desertifilum tharense IPPAS B-1220, the DNA window CGCTGCCTACTTACCCTTAGATGCTTTCGTGCATACCTATTTCTAGCCTTGTGATAGTTGTTAGACTGCCGTTGCTTGGCTTTTTTACGTTCTCTACTGAACTTCTTAGATTTCTTGCGGTTAGCTCGGTTTAATTGTTTTTCTGACTTACGGTAAAACTTGGGAGATGGTTCTACATTGCCTTTTGAGTCAGCGATGAAATAATTAAGTCCCAAGTCCAAACCTACTACTTGATGAGTTGGTTGTCTTTCAACTCTAATATTTACGTCAATAGAAAATTGAGCGTAATAACCGTCAGCACGACGTAGTAGGCGCACTCGTTTAATCTGCTCGATGTTGTAGTAGTTCAAGTCATAAGTACCTTTTAATTTGAGAGTACCTATTCCTTTTTTGTCAGAAAAAGTAATTGCTTTTCTAGTTTCGGATAGTTTCCAGCCACTCGTTTTGTATTCAACTGAACGGCAGGTTTTCTTAAACTGGGGAAAACCCTTTTTACCCTTAACTTTTTTCTTGCAGTTATCGTAAAACCGAGCGATCGCACTCCAAGAACGTTCCGCAGCCGATTGTCTAGCCATTGAGTTGAGTTCATCAGCAAAGGGAAATTCAGCAGCTAATACCGCACAGTATTTATTTAATGCGTACTTATCTACTTTTGAATCTTTGTTATCCATCCAGTAGCGCAAGCACTTATTTTGGATAAATTGGCTAGTCCGAATTGCTTCGTCTATCGCCCGATATTGGCTGTCTTTTCCTTTGAGTTTGAACTCGTAAACAATCATGGCATCGACCAATTGACCCCATTCTTATGCTAACACAAAAAGCATAAAGCCGCCCTAAAGGACGGGGTTTTATACCCAGATTCTTGATAACCGCGCTGCGAGAGGGCTTGGGCGACATCGACAATTCGCAGCATCCAGCGTTCTTGTTTTTTAAGGGTTTCTGTTTGTTCCGGTAAAGCCAACAGTAAAGGCTCGACGAGCGATCCGCACCATTGGATGCTGAGAATTTGCGATCGATGATCGGCTAAAAATGTCCATAACCGGCTGACGGCTTGAGGAGTCAGCGCTACCCAATCGAGTAGGATCAGTTGGGCTTTGGGTTCTGGAACTTGGCGAAAAATTACGTATCCTTCATTTCCGAGGCGATAAGCAAAAACCTTTTCTCCTGGGGGTTCTAGGAGTAACTTCCACAGCAGGGGAGGGCGTGCTAGGTTTCCGGGGTTTTGTTTCGCCCATTGGGTATACAAGGCGGAAAAGGACTCAATTTCTAAAGGGAGGCGCTCAACGAGCAAAGTGCGATCGCTCTGTCTCAGGATAATCGTATCTGTGGCAATCTCTCGCAAGCAATAAGTCCCCGCCTGTTCGTATCCGGCGTTGCGGTAAGGGCGCTGAGTTGCTGCATACAAGACTGAAAGGGGGGTATTTTGCGCTTGGAGTTCCCGCAAGGCTTCGCTCATCAGGGTTTTGGCGGCTCCTGTTCCCCGATATTCTGGCGCAATACCTACGGCTGCAATGCCAGTCATGGGTACCCTTTGACCGCCAAACCATTGACCCATTTTAATCAGCGCCAGCCCTCCCTGGAGGGTTTCTCCTTGGCGAACGATCCGAAAGTTTTCTAAGCCAATGTTGTTGGCGTAATAGTCCCAGTATTCTGGACTGGAGAGGTTAAAACATTGACCGAGAATTTCGCCTAAACGGGCGGGTTCGCGATCGCGCTCAAGGCTGGCATAGGATAGGGGGGGATTCATATTCCGGTTGAGCGAGTTTCATAAAGTTCAAGATGGGTCCTAGCATCTCCTGATAGTGATTCTTGAGTAAGGCGTGGCTGGCGTTGGGGAGGATGTGTAAGGTGGCGTTGGGAATGCGTTCGGCGTAGGTTTGGGCGTGCCATAGGGGGAAGATTTCATCGCGCGAGCCAATCATCACTAATGTTGGGATCTGCAAGCGGTGGATCTCCTGTTCTACAGTATCAATTAAATCTTCCGGCCGCAGGCGATCGACCAGAAAAGAGCGCACCGCCGGGACAGAGTTGAGCAGTTGGCGATAGCTAATGGCTGTGGCAAGCTGGATCTGTTTTCCGGCGGCTGTGGCGAGGGGTTTGCTCATGTTGAGAGCAACATCAACCAGCGGCGTTGGCCATAATAGATAGCGCAGATGGCGATAGCGCACGCACATGGTTTCGTCGCGAATGCCCGCCGGTGCTGCCAACACTAAGCCGAGAACGGCTTGCGGGTACTTCAAGGCATAAGCGCTGGCTACCCACCCGCCAAAAGAGTGACCGAAAATGTAAAACTGCTGAAGATTGAGTGCTTTCACAACCTGTTGCACAAAGTCAACTTCTATAGCGATGTCATAACGCATATCGGGTTTACCCGAATCGCCAAATCCTAATAAGTCTAAGCTAATACAGTGGAACTCCGGCGATAGGAGTTCCATCAGGAATCTCCAGTTATACTTGGTTCCCATAAATCCGTGTAACATCAGGACGGTGGGACGGTCTTGCTGAGGTGAGGGATCGCTCTCTACATAGGCTGCGGCTTGTAAAGTCCCATTGCAGAGAACATGGATGCTTCTGGATTCGCTCTTCACGTTTGGCTCTCGGATTGCTTGCTGGCAGGGTGAATTTTAGGAATTAACGAAATATCAAAAATCTAACACCAAGTATGTAAAACTTTATATATCTAAACACAAGACTTGTGAAGCATTAAGCTTTTTTGCAAAGCGAGTCAATGTGAAAAACACCCGTGGTAACTTCTAGGGGTGTTGGCAATGATGCAGAGTTAGGGAAGGAGAACACCTTGAATCCGCAGTTTAAGCAAATCCACGACCATCTGGAAGAAAGCGAAAGTATCAGCGATTACGTTGCCCATCTTCAGCTACACATGGCCCTACAAGCGCGTAATCTCGTTCCGACACTCAAAACCGCAGCCGATAATCGGGAAATGCTACTTCAGCAAACTCAGGCTAATTTTGAAAAGTTTGTTTCTCGTCAGGCAATTTAATCATTCTTTTTAAGTTTTCAACTCCGTGTAATTCAGGGCTTAAGACCCTGAATTTTTTTTATGGGAGTCTAACCAAAGCAAAAAGGGGATAGAATTAACTTTCCCCTTGATGTTAATTGAATTGAACGGGCTAGGAGGGATTCGAACCCCCGACACCGTGGTCCGTAGCCACGTGCTCTAGTCCACTGAGCTACAAGCCCTTGGCGTGCTTTGAGAAAACCGCGTTTGTTATCTCTTTCGCACAAGAATTAATATTAGCACAGCCTCATCGAATGACGCAAGACTTTTCTGAGCCAAAATTAACGCATTTAGATTCCCAAGGCCAAGCGCGGATGGTCGATGTTTCGGCCAAGCCGCCGACTGTCCGCTATGCGATCGCAGCAGCCCAAATCCGGATGTCCTCAAGCACCCTAGAGACGATTCAGGCAGGAAATGCCCCCAAAGGCGATGTTTTAGGGACGGCTAGGCTGGCGGGCATTATGGCCGCCAAACAGACCTCTCAGCTTATCCCCCTATGCCATCCGTTGCCCTTACAGAAGGTGGAAGTCTACCTCACCCCCGATCCGCAGCTACCGGGCTATCAGATTCGTGCTGAGGTGAAAACCAAAGCCGAGACGGGAGTCGAAATGGAAGCGTTAACGGCCGTTTCTGTCGCCGCCCTGACGTTGTACGACATGGCGAAGGCTTTAGAGAAGTCCATGACGATTGAATCAATTCGCCTCCTCAGCAAGACGGGGGGAAAATCGGGCGATTATCAACGCGAATAGACCTGCAAAACTAAAAGAGTGAGGAAGCGTCTAAAACCCCCTCACTCTTTTAATTAAAAACTGCTGAATTTTGCTGATTTACCAGCCAAGTCTACATTGCAGAACCAAGCCCTGCATAAGCCCCGTAGAAAAACAGGCCGACGACGACTAGGACGCCCGTTCCAGCAACCGTTGCAACGATCCACAGGGGGATTCTTCCACTACTCAACACAGCAATAACCTCCTAACAGCACGATTGTTGACAAAAACAGCCAGTTAGTTAAAGAAGTAACTGGAGAACAAGATACCGAGGACAAAAACCAAAAGCAGCCCCAGATACAAGGATGTCCGGTTTAATTCAACAGGCTGCTTGTTGGGATTCTGATTGCGATCCATTTGTGTATTTCACCTATCGCTGAATAAATTGCATTGCGGCGATCGCGCCGAGGAAGAAAACGGTGGGAACAGCCAGCGTGTGAACGGCCAGCCATCTTACCGTAAAAATGGGATAAGAAATGGGTTGATTAGGCGTATTGCTCGTCATTTTTTACAGTCCCGATCTCAACTACTCTTTAATAAAGTCCTGAATTTGATTGCGGCCTTCGTAACGATTGGTTACGATCGGCAGTTCTTGACGTTCTTGGGTGAAATATTCATTGGGACGAGGGGTGCCGAATACGTCGTAAGCTAACCCCGTCTGCACAAACAGCCAGCCCGCAATAAACAGCATGGGGATGGTGATGCTATGAATAATCCAGTAGCGGATACTGGTAATAATATCGCCAAAAGGTCTTTCTCCAGTGGAGCCTGAC includes these proteins:
- a CDS encoding RNA-guided endonuclease TnpB family protein, which gives rise to MIVYEFKLKGKDSQYRAIDEAIRTSQFIQNKCLRYWMDNKDSKVDKYALNKYCAVLAAEFPFADELNSMARQSAAERSWSAIARFYDNCKKKVKGKKGFPQFKKTCRSVEYKTSGWKLSETRKAITFSDKKGIGTLKLKGTYDLNYYNIEQIKRVRLLRRADGYYAQFSIDVNIRVERQPTHQVVGLDLGLNYFIADSKGNVEPSPKFYRKSEKQLNRANRKKSKKFSRERKKAKQRQSNNYHKARNRYARKHLRVSRQRKEYCKRLAYSVIQSHDLVAYEDLNVKGMVKNRCLAKSISDAGWATFRRWLEYFGHKYGKVTVAVPPHNTSQNCSNCGQKVKKSLSTRTHVCNHCGFVEDRDINASINILKLGLSTAGHAGTYATGDLPSWAIGVNLSSNGESVNVESPRL
- the eis gene encoding enhanced intracellular survival protein Eis — encoded protein: MNPPLSYASLERDREPARLGEILGQCFNLSSPEYWDYYANNIGLENFRIVRQGETLQGGLALIKMGQWFGGQRVPMTGIAAVGIAPEYRGTGAAKTLMSEALRELQAQNTPLSVLYAATQRPYRNAGYEQAGTYCLREIATDTIILRQSDRTLLVERLPLEIESFSALYTQWAKQNPGNLARPPLLWKLLLEPPGEKVFAYRLGNEGYVIFRQVPEPKAQLILLDWVALTPQAVSRLWTFLADHRSQILSIQWCGSLVEPLLLALPEQTETLKKQERWMLRIVDVAQALSQRGYQESGYKTPSFRAALCFLC
- a CDS encoding alpha/beta fold hydrolase, whose product is MKSESRSIHVLCNGTLQAAAYVESDPSPQQDRPTVLMLHGFMGTKYNWRFLMELLSPEFHCISLDLLGFGDSGKPDMRYDIAIEVDFVQQVVKALNLQQFYIFGHSFGGWVASAYALKYPQAVLGLVLAAPAGIRDETMCVRYRHLRYLLWPTPLVDVALNMSKPLATAAGKQIQLATAISYRQLLNSVPAVRSFLVDRLRPEDLIDTVEQEIHRLQIPTLVMIGSRDEIFPLWHAQTYAERIPNATLHILPNASHALLKNHYQEMLGPILNFMKLAQPEYESPPILCQP
- the moaC gene encoding cyclic pyranopterin monophosphate synthase MoaC; translated protein: MTQDFSEPKLTHLDSQGQARMVDVSAKPPTVRYAIAAAQIRMSSSTLETIQAGNAPKGDVLGTARLAGIMAAKQTSQLIPLCHPLPLQKVEVYLTPDPQLPGYQIRAEVKTKAETGVEMEALTAVSVAALTLYDMAKALEKSMTIESIRLLSKTGGKSGDYQRE
- a CDS encoding photosystem II reaction center protein J, coding for MLSSGRIPLWIVATVAGTGVLVVVGLFFYGAYAGLGSAM
- a CDS encoding photosystem II reaction center protein L yields the protein MDRNQNPNKQPVELNRTSLYLGLLLVFVLGILFSSYFFN
- the psbF gene encoding cytochrome b559 subunit beta is translated as MTSNTPNQPISYPIFTVRWLAVHTLAVPTVFFLGAIAAMQFIQR
- the psbE gene encoding cytochrome b559 subunit alpha; amino-acid sequence: MSGSTGERPFGDIITSIRYWIIHSITIPMLFIAGWLFVQTGLAYDVFGTPRPNEYFTQERQELPIVTNRYEGRNQIQDFIKE